The Metabacillus schmidteae genome has a segment encoding these proteins:
- a CDS encoding dUTP diphosphatase: protein MNFTVLFNMQQELDLKIETQHNLENENLVDRKILALLVEIGELANETRCFKFWSLKPPAHADVILEEYVDGIHFILSLGLEMKIDTTMSFLDLESSRTATEQFLIVYEKVSAFKHDQSVSTYKSMFEEYLLLGKLLGFTSGQMEKAYVSKNEVNHKRQQQGY from the coding sequence ATGAATTTTACCGTACTATTTAACATGCAGCAGGAATTGGATTTAAAAATTGAAACACAACATAACCTTGAAAATGAAAATTTGGTTGATCGTAAAATACTAGCGTTATTAGTTGAAATTGGTGAGCTGGCAAATGAAACTAGGTGTTTTAAATTTTGGAGTTTAAAGCCACCTGCACATGCTGATGTCATATTAGAAGAATATGTAGATGGGATCCATTTTATCCTGTCCTTGGGATTAGAAATGAAAATTGATACTACGATGAGTTTTCTGGATCTTGAATCAAGCAGAACAGCAACAGAGCAATTTTTAATTGTCTATGAAAAGGTGTCCGCATTTAAACATGATCAATCTGTATCTACCTATAAAAGCATGTTTGAAGAGTATTTATTACTTGGGAAATTATTAGGCTTCACTTCAGGACAAATGGAAAAAGCTTACGTTTCGAAAAATGAAGTGAATCATAAGCGACAACAACAAGGATACTAA
- a CDS encoding sigma-w pathway protein ysdB has translation MVIILRLLLIILIVFLLYTGIKYLFNPKRKLELAHEQKQFYFLDDKENVRKNFLLTYKGALFEGEKYLGTTTNSFEVVSIFIWPKSTNELQGLTLEDFDYIHEQVKSRYPHSKVDWKSPIKELILKKREH, from the coding sequence ATTGTCATTATCTTACGTTTGTTGTTAATTATTTTGATTGTCTTTCTCCTTTATACGGGGATTAAGTATTTATTTAATCCGAAACGAAAGCTTGAATTAGCACACGAACAGAAACAGTTCTATTTCCTCGATGATAAAGAAAATGTGCGAAAGAACTTTCTACTTACGTATAAAGGTGCCTTGTTTGAAGGAGAAAAGTATCTAGGGACAACAACAAACTCTTTTGAAGTAGTCTCTATCTTTATTTGGCCAAAATCAACCAATGAGTTACAAGGATTGACTTTAGAGGATTTTGATTACATTCATGAACAAGTGAAATCACGTTATCCTCATAGTAAAGTAGATTGGAAAAGTCCGATCAAAGAATTGATTTTGAAAAAAAGAGAGCATTAA
- a CDS encoding TVP38/TMEM64 family protein — translation MTIQLATSTVLSVIQTTGFFAPIAFILFHMIRQFLFIPVAVVCVAGGILFGAQLGSVYSVIGLTGSSIIFYFVTKLFPKLLNRFMRMKEKWLGTYTNFSVIQIIILRMIPFVNFSLISLCILDKTKTFTRYAKLSFLTHIPSTILFTFLGASIQALPPVILVGIVIVLFILIYYFREKQVFIKWNDFFIREKA, via the coding sequence ATGACAATTCAACTTGCCACTTCTACCGTGTTGTCCGTCATTCAAACGACAGGCTTTTTTGCGCCGATTGCTTTTATTTTGTTTCATATGATTAGGCAGTTTTTATTTATTCCTGTTGCTGTTGTTTGTGTTGCAGGCGGTATTTTATTTGGAGCACAACTTGGTTCTGTTTATTCTGTCATTGGACTAACGGGTTCGAGTATTATTTTTTATTTCGTTACAAAGCTATTTCCAAAACTGTTGAATCGCTTTATGAGAATGAAGGAAAAATGGTTAGGGACTTATACAAACTTTTCTGTTATTCAAATCATCATATTAAGAATGATTCCTTTTGTTAATTTTTCACTTATTTCACTATGCATTTTAGATAAAACAAAAACATTTACCCGTTATGCGAAGCTTTCATTTTTAACACATATCCCTTCAACAATTTTGTTTACGTTTTTAGGAGCATCAATTCAAGCCTTACCTCCTGTCATTTTAGTGGGGATTGTAATCGTTTTGTTTATTCTTATTTACTATTTTAGAGAAAAACAAGTATTCATTAAATGGAATGATTTTTTTATAAGGGAAAAAGCATAA